Genomic window (Kwoniella dendrophila CBS 6074 chromosome 1, complete sequence):
GGGGAAATGAGGTACAGATTCAGTTCCATCTAAAGTATCTGCAAAAGTCACTTGATATGCAGGTGGAGTCGGACTTGGTCTAGGTAACTCTGAAGGAGGTATCGTTAATTTTACATTTTCTTGTTGCTGCTGGGATTCTGTCGATATTTTCGCTGTCGTTGTAGAATCCGGATGTGAAACTTTATAaactaattcttctgaaaaCCAAAAAACTTCTTGTGGTACTCTAGTTATAAAACCTAAACCTAGTATTAAAcattccatttcttcttctcttgtaaCTTGAacatttaattctttttttaaTCTATCATAATACATATGTGCACCTCCACCAGTTGCCATAACTTTTACATTTTTCTGCATTTTTTCTAATGATACTCTATTTGCTGAAGCAGAagttttgatcaaatcattcaaaaattgaattaaatCTTCAATATTCTCAGTCTCGAATCTAGCAAAATTCAATAATCCTCCTGGTAACGGCGGTGCTGGTACACCTACTGAATCACGTCTGTATTTTGAAAAGTTCCCTCTActagaagaaaatgatgttgaatgttgatgCCTCGATTTATTTTTATTCGCTGAAGATGTATAtgtaggtgaaggaggaTTCTGATTCTCATGATCATCCAATAAAACTCCAGGTGTTAAAGCTCCATTTAACGTCGGACGTCTTTGGGGAGGTGAATGATCAAAAGGAGCATGCGAGTGAGGATTTATCGATGGTGATTCATGTTGATGTCgtgaagaagaggacgaTGCTCCGTTAGATGCTAATGGTGGTATGAATACTGATTCTGATGGTGGTAggaaaggtgaagaatggCCTGATTGAGGTGGGGTGGTTGATAAGGGTTGGTTCGAGCGTGTGAAATAGACTACCTTGGCTAGGGATCCACCAATCTACGAATTAATCTGTTAGCTGCCATATCACGAATGACGAATAAATGCCTAGCTCACATCTATAGCGATATGAGATACAGGTTCAATGTAATGAGGTAGGTAAATACCCCTTGAATCTCTTGTCTACCAGAAGAATCAGCATTCAATCATTTGAATCTCGTTGACAAGCTTACCGCTGGAGACTCCTCCTGTACGATCTGAGCTCCTGTGGTATCCACTACTATCCTCCTCGCTTGCGGTATCGATATATCCGGCATTGGAGTGGTAGGCATTCCAGCCTTGAAGTCAGTTTGGTGTGATTGAATTGGGGTCTCAGTCTTAACCAGTCCTTAGCCGATACTTTACTCC
Coding sequences:
- a CDS encoding pantothenate kinase — translated: MPTTPMPDISIPQARRIVVDTTGAQIVQEESPATRDSRGIYLPHYIEPVSHIAIDIGGSLAKVVYFTRSNQPLSTTPPQSGHSSPFLPPSESVFIPPLASNGASSSSSRHQHESPSINPHSHAPFDHSPPQRRPTLNGALTPGVLLDDHENQNPPSPTYTSSANKNKSRHQHSTSFSSSRGNFSKYRRDSVGVPAPPLPGGLLNFARFETENIEDLIQFLNDLIKTSASANRVSLEKMQKNVKVMATGGGAHMYYDRLKKELNVQVTREEEMECLILGLGFITRVPQEVFWFSEELVYKVSHPDSTTTAKISTESQQQQENVKLTIPPSELPRPSPTPPAYQVTFADTLDGTESVPHFPCLIVNIGSGVSIVKVDEDGSFERVSGTSLGGGTLWGLLSLLTDAENFDEMLLLSEQGDNSAVDMLVGDIYGSDYSKIGLKSSTIASSFGKVFRKGPNSKDRKKSFKQEDIARSLLYAISNNIGHVAYMNAAKYGLDKVFFGGCFIRGHAATISTLSYAIRFWSKGTMRACFLRHEGFLGAIGAWIKNVEPEPEQQHENGNGNGNGKTEE